The window CGCGTGTGATTTGATCCTTGCTCGTCCTCGCCGTTGCCTTGATGCTCTCGCGTGTTCTTGGGGCCATCTTGTTGGGGGTCTGCGACTCTGGGAGGAAGCGAGCGGTCGGTCGGTTTGGGTCACCGTCTTGTTTGCGAACTAACAAGTCCGTTTGAGAAACTTCTGTTCCTGCGTTTCGTGTTCGCGGTAGAGCTATGGTTCCTGCGTTTCTTGTTTGAGAAACTTGTGCGTGCGCTTCTGTTATCTGACGATCCTGCGTTTCGTGTTGGCGTCGGGGCGACGGTTGCAGGAACGATCGGTTCTAGTTTCGAAATTGGAGCAGTGTCAAATCGGTTCCTCAGTTCCATCACTTGTTGTTTGTTGGTCTCAAACTCATGCGCCCTTGTGATACTCTGGTTGCCCTCTGTCGATTCTTGTTCTACCGGCAGGCGTGTGTGCTCTCATCCTAGATGCAGAGAATCCTGTTCTTGTATGTTACGGTTGTTCTAATGGTGTTCTTTTTAACCGGTTTCTTGTTATCATGCTTTGCTTATGTTCCCATATGGCACAATTGAttcattgttgtttgttgtttgaTTGATTGCCCTGAGATGGATTGCTGTTTGTTGTTTGACTGATTGCCTTGAGATGGATTGTTGCTTGttgcttgattgattgattgCCTTGAGATGGATTGTtgattgttgtttgttgctgtttGTTGCCTTGAGATGGTAGATGTTTATATGGCATGATTGATTCCTGTTTGTTCATGGTTATTAcaattgattgattgattgatggCTGTTTGTCGATTGGTATCTAACTTTGGTATTGCCAGTTCCTGATCATATGCAACAGACCTAGCACTATTCTTTTTTCTGAACTTTTTTGTGATTATGTCTTATGTGGATATCATATTCTTTTTTTGGTATTACTGTTGTCTAGTCCTTGGAATAATGCTTTTCTAAGTATTTAAGGTACACACATGTTGATCTGGACATATCACATTTGCTCTTTATTGTGTTGCTAAGGACACTGATGGGTTGAATTGGCATATACGCAGGTATATTTACATTCTTTACGTTTTGCGAGCTGATGCCTGTAGTCTCAAAGCATTTATTTACCTGATATTTGCATGGATGTTTTCATGATGGCTAATTTGATTCATTATCGTTGTTCTGATGGTGTGCTTCTGGTGGTTTAACTGAAGCCGTGGATCGCTCGTCAACCTGGTATGTCTTTGGATGATAATCCCTCTCGAATTTAACTCGTTCCTATATTTTACACAATGTTTATCTCATGGCCGGTAATGGTAACCTTATGAATGCATATCCCACATTTTAGCTAGTTATATAGTAACACCATACTTCCTTGGATGATGTTCTGTATATGCAAGTGTGGTGAGCTGACATATTGTGTCGGTATCTACCTACGCAGCTGAGCTCTTTCTGGATATGACAGAGGTACAATATTTACATCCATGGCAGAAGGTTCTTAACCCTGAACTCATCAAAGGTCCTTGGACTCAAGAGGTTTGGCACTGCACTCCTGACTTCGCTCGAAAAAAAAACCTTTTGCACATTTTATAGTTATATTTATGATTATGATATTTTTTCTACAGGAAGATGACAAAATTATTGATCTTGTAAGCAAGTATGGACCAACAAAATGGTCTCATTGCAAGGGCCTGCAGAAGGACCCTCCCACCTCAGTGCAGGTGATTTTTCCTCTGCCCCGTTTGATTCCGTCTAGATCTTGCCCCGAATTGTATTGCGTCTGGATGAGCGCGCCGTTGGCGTGGTCTGGTTGTTAACTGTTGTTACGGGTCATGGGGGTTAGGTTGTCGATTATTTAGCTGTGCTCTCGCAGTGCTTTTAGGTTTGCTGGATTGATTGGTGAGGATACTGCTTATGAACTGTACATGGACTACTATTATGATTGACTCATGTCAAGTGTGTGATGTATCTTCTGAGCAGGTCATTAAAAAAACCCTTGGATTTTGTTTTGTTAGGTTATAAAGTATGCCAACCTTATTACAGTTTACAGTCAGTACCACATGGGCAGAACATGCACCACCCTGTAGCACTATATGATATCTTAACTGCCATAACCAAAAGAAATTAAAACCGCCAAGGACTTCACAGTTTATGGATAGTTAGGCATGGCTAGCACTATATAAGAAACATAAACAGTACCAATCTAATCTGTTAGGCATGGACTAGACTATTTAAGAAACATAAACAGTACCAACGAAATCAATAGGGAGAATTTTTGAGAGTGAACTATGTTTTAGGAGGTGAGGTGGCAATGGTCACCTGTATTCCTTAGTCTATTAACGCATACCGGAATAAATATAATTACTGAAGCAACTTTATCTTTGGTAATGTTGTTTAAATCTGATTTGAGAAACACGAACAGTACTAGCCTGATCAATAGAGAGAATTGTCAAAAGTGGCCTCTGTTTTAGTAGGTTGCAATGATCACCTGCTTTCCTTGGTTTATCAATGCATACTGGAAGAAATATAATTACGGAAGCAACTTTAGCATTGTAAATGTTGCGTAAATCTGATTTGAGAAACAAGAACAGTACCATCCTAACCAATAGAGGGAATCATCAAGAGTAGCTTATGTTTTAGTAGGTGAGGTTGTAATGGTCACCTGTTTTCCTTGGTCTATCAATGCATACAGGAAGAAATATAACTACTGAAGCAACTTTAGCATTCATAATGTGTGTAAACCTGATCTGTGTTTTTGTGGAGAGTAAGTGGCTTCAGTGGATGTCTTGGGCTCCTGGGTGACTTGATGTTTTTTAATACAGCAGTTGGTTCCACTTACCTCTTGAAATTAAGATCAATGAACTTTGAATTATTCTAATCATTGTAGTGGGCGTGTATATGATGGATAACCCTTGATAATATAATTTCATGCCTAATTCTGAACTTGCTCACACATAACTAAAGCTGGCCGCTGTTTGATCTCGTAGCAAATATGACTTGTTTCTTACTCATACTTGACTAGCTTCATACAAATGCTTGTCTGACTGTTGTGTAATACTGTATCACTTTCCTTTTATTCGGGCAGGTCCTGTAAGTGAGGACATGTTCCACTAGCAGACCACTATCATGGGACCCTCGGACAGCCCGTTTACTGGTGGTCTATTTTTGGTGAACATCCATTTCCCACTGGATTATCCCTTCAAGCCCCCGAAGGTAATTTCTGGTGTACTGAGCTAACCTTTGTAAAAAAGAGTTCATATTGATTCTATGATATTGGAATTGCTGTTAGACAAATGTCTTGGGGGTCCTCAAACAATTAGTTTGCTGCTGCTTGCTATCTTATCTATTTTTTTCTGACATTCAGACATGAACATATTTCAGGTCTCTTTCCGCATCAAGGTGTTCCAGCCAAACatcaacaacaacagcagcattTGCCTTGACATTCTCAAGGAACAGTGGAGCCCGGCTTTGACCATATCAAAGGTAATGATCTGCATTCCTAGCTTGGTTGTTCCATTTTTTGCTTAAAGCTTGTTGCTGATATAAGCTTGGTTCCTTCAGCAACTTAATCTCACAAATTTTTTTCATTTATGTTTCTCTAACATTTACCCGTCTCTGTTAACAGGTCCTCCTGTCAATCTGTTCGTTGCTGACGGACCCCAACCCCAATGATCCTCTGGTGCCTGAGATTGCTCACATGTACAAGACTGATTGGGCCAAGTATGAGTCCATGGCACGCTCCTGGACACAGAGTACACCATGGGTGGATGTATAGGCAAGCAATGTCGAGAGAGGTATTCTTTTGATTGTTCTATTTTTATGGTTTGCTGAAATGCATTTTCCCCCTGGGTGGGATGTTTGCTAATTTCGAAACACACCGGTTACTTCCATTTGTGTACTTTATTTGTTCTTAGTTCTTCTCACCTATAGCTAAAGCCAAAGACGACAAACCAGGTGACTTATTGGAGTTGCAGGACTATAAATCATCGGTAAGTTTCTATGCTTTCAAATGGTCAGAGTTTGAATTTTGATCAGTTTGTCTGACTTGTTTTATACCGAATCCTTGATTCCTTGATAACTTCGATATACACACATGAATAATTACTTATGCTGTTATGATCATAAACTGATTTCTAAGTATCTTTGACTCATATGATGCTTATTACATAACAGGTCATCTGAATCTTCATTTGTAAATATGACTGCTGGTGCTGCCGATGATGTAAGCTACTTTTCTTGCTTCAAGAATAATAGAAACATCATTTGCATCACACTCACATTTTAAGTTGCTCATGTCATTTCAGGCTAGCCATCGGCTTGGAACTGATGAGAGACAACCGATGTTGCCAACTTGAAACATATATTTTTTAGGTATGAATGGCTTACCTCTCCTCCTCTCGCGTCTGGTGAGGCAATTCGTCCTCGGTTAGTGCCTCTCCTCCTCTCGCGTCTGGTGAGGCATTCATTCCTGATTCCCTCCCTCCGACTTTATGTTGCTCGTCCCTGCTTGATTCATCGTTTAGATTAGAAGAATCACGTCTGATTTGTCATTTTGCTCGTTCTCGATTCGTCTGTCTTGAAGCGCGTCTGATTCGACTGATTTTGCTCGTCCTCGATTCGTCCGTGTAGATAGAAAATCGCGTCTGGTTTGATTTActcgtcctcctcgtcactttAGAGTCGCTTGTGATATAATTTTGCTTGTCCTCGCTGTCGCCCTGATGCTCTCGCGTGTTCTTGGGGCCGTTTCGTCGGGGGTCTCCGTCCCTGCGACTCTCGGAGGAAGCGGGCGAGCGAGCGGTCGGTCAGTCTGGTTTGCGAGCTAAAGTTTGTTTGAGAAACTTCTGTTCCTGCGTTTCATGTTCACGGTGGAGCGATGGTTCATGTGTTTACTTGTGCGTGCGCTTCTGTTATCTGACGATCCTGCGTTTCGTGTTCGCGTCGGGGAGATGGTTGCAGGAACGATCGGTTCTGGTTTCGAAATTGGAGCGCTGTCAAGTCGGTTTCTCTGTTCCATCACCTGCGTTGTTCGTCCGTTATTTCCAGATCTCAAACGCATGATCTTGATACTCTGGTTGCCCTCTGCCGATTCTTGTTCTACCAGTAGGCGTGTGTGCTCCCATTCTAGATGCAGAGAATCCTGTTCTTGTCTGTAACGGTTGTTCTGATGCTGTTCTTTTCAATTGTTTATTGTTATCATGCTTTGCTTATCTTCCCATATGGCACGATTGATTGATTGTTGTTTACTGTTTGATTGATTGCCTTGAGATggattgttgtttgttgtttgaTTGATTGCCTTGAGATGGATTGTTGCTTGTTGTTTGATTGATTGCCTTGATTGATTGCCTTGAGAAGGTACAAACCATGTAGGCCGATTGTTTGCTGTTTGTTGCCTTGAGATATTACATGTTTATATGGCACGATTGATTGCTGTTTGTTCATGGTTATTACAATTGATTGATTGTTGTTTGTTGATTGGTATCTaagtttggtattggtagttgcTGATCATAGGTAACAGACCTAGCGCTATTCTTTTTTCTGAACTTTTTTGTGATTATTATGCCTTCACATTGCACTGCTCCCAGATCCATATTGACATGCCCACGCTGTCTGATGAGGATAAAGATGTAAGGAACTCCTCCCAAGAATCTCTCTTGCTCCTTGTATCAACTTGGCGACTTGATTTACATGTTGAATTATTATTTTCGTGAAACTGGAGCTCCTTGCTGTAACCCAAACAAACTATAATTACACCAATTGGGAGCAGCTTGTGTAATTATAGTTTGTTTGGGTGCAGTAATGACTTTATGAGCAGGCACCACTTTCAGGTTATGAAAAAAAAGGGGAAAACAAGATtgacttcctctctctttcttATACAAGGCATGCAGAAGATGTGCGGCAAGTAAGAACTCATTATGTCGATATTTAGAGTGTACTACTTCACAGTGCCATCTTTCCCAACAGATTGAATTTTTTTGTATTGTTATTTTGTTGAATAGTATCACATATTTGTTTGCATTTCATACTTTGGGAAAATGTTCCTAACGTTGATAGTATTTTTCCTGCAATAGGCGCAGGAGTTCCTCTCAAAGTTGGGTGATCTTAGCCAAACTCTGATTTTTGCCAAAATTGAGAATCTGGAGGTAATTAACATGTATTTTTCTCTATTGAGCTACTTTGTTCGTTCTTTAGGTGTTCTTATTTCAGAAACCGTTGTTACTTGTGTTGTGGACAGAATGACGGACAACCTAAGGCCTACTCGTCCGGAGGCAACTGATGTGGCAAACGCAGTGCTGGACGGTTAGTTTTTGCCTCTTGCAGATATCTTATACTTTGGTGATCCTGTACAGCTGCTTATTACTGCACCCAA is drawn from Aegilops tauschii subsp. strangulata cultivar AL8/78 chromosome 1, Aet v6.0, whole genome shotgun sequence and contains these coding sequences:
- the LOC109786309 gene encoding LOW QUALITY PROTEIN: pyruvate kinase 1, cytosolic (The sequence of the model RefSeq protein was modified relative to this genomic sequence to represent the inferred CDS: substituted 1 base at 1 genomic stop codon), producing the protein MVSLQGPAEGPSHLSAGPVSEDMFHXQTTIMGPSDSPFTGGLFLVNIHFPLDYPFKPPKVSFRIKVFQPNINNNSSICLDILKEQWSPALTISKVLLSICSLLTDPNPNDPLVPEIAHMYKTDWAKYESMARSWTQSTPWVDLKPKTTNQVTYWSCRTINHRSSESSFVNMTAGAADDIHIDMPTLSDEDKDVRKKKGENKIDFLSLSYTRHAEDVRQAQEFLSKLGDLSQTLIFAKIENLEVINMYFSLLSYFVRSLGVLISETVVTCVVDRMTDNLRPTRPEATDVANAVLDGSDAILLGAETLRGLYPVETISTLGRICAEAEKVFNQDLYFKRTMKYVGEPMTHMESIASSTVWAAIKANCQVQAHHAIPRLKTNQLKWSFTSAFEARQSLIVRGLFPMLADLRHSAESTSTRNESVLKVALDHGKASGVIKSHGLP